From the genome of Ralstonia pickettii, one region includes:
- the aceE gene encoding pyruvate dehydrogenase (acetyl-transferring), homodimeric type, with protein MSAVPEQVLGATSASDADPQETKEWLEALQGVIGAEGPQRAAFLLDKQIEYARINGVTSPLHAETPYINTIPVENQDRIPGNQEIEHRIRSYTRWNAMAMVLRANKDTNVGGHISSFASAATLYDVGYNHFWHAPSDKHGGDMVFVQGHSAPGVYSRAFLLGRLTEEQLDNFRQEVDGKGISSYPHPWLMPDFWQFPTVSMGLGPIMAIYQARFTKYLASRGLIQNWENRKVWAFLGDGETDEPESLGAIGMAGREKLDNLVFVINCNLQRLDGPVRGNGKIIQELESEFRGAGWNVIKVIWGSRWDQLLARDTKGLLMSRMMECVDGEYQTFKSKSGAYVREHFFNTPELKAMVADWSDDDIWALNRGGHDPHKIYAAFQSATNHKGQPTVILAKTIKGYGMGEAGEAMNIAHQQKKMPVDAIRKLRDRFNIPVADDQLEHVPYVKFEEGSKELEYMRKARMDLGGYLPARRQKADALQIPALSAFDALLKATGEGREVSTTMAFVRILNILLKDKNIGKHVVPIVPDESRTFGMEGLFRQVGIWNQEGQKYVPQDHDQLMFYKESQTGQVLQEGINEAGAMCDWIAAATSYSTHGVAMIPFYIYYSMFGIQRIGDLCWAAGDMRSRGFLLGGTAGRTTLNGEGLQHEDGHSHVYHAAIPNCISYDPTFQYELAVVVQDGLRRMYVEQEDVYYYLTVMNENYEHPEMPAGVEADIIKGMYQFKKGVENSNAPRVQLLGSGTIFREVIAAADLLKKDWGVESDLWGCPSFTELAREGNAIARWNLLNPTEPQRESHVEKLLKNARGPVIASTDYVRTFAEQIRAFVPRRYVVLGTDGFGRSDTREKLRHFFEVDRYWVTVASLKALADEGVLPREKVAEALKKYNLDPNKPNPMTV; from the coding sequence ATGTCGGCCGTACCAGAACAAGTCCTGGGTGCCACGAGCGCCAGCGACGCTGATCCCCAGGAAACCAAGGAATGGCTGGAGGCGCTGCAAGGCGTCATCGGCGCGGAGGGCCCGCAGCGTGCGGCATTCCTTCTTGATAAGCAGATCGAGTACGCACGCATCAACGGCGTGACGTCTCCGCTGCACGCAGAAACCCCCTACATCAATACGATCCCGGTCGAGAACCAGGACCGCATTCCTGGCAACCAGGAAATCGAGCACCGCATCCGCTCGTACACGCGCTGGAACGCGATGGCGATGGTGCTGCGCGCGAACAAGGACACCAACGTAGGCGGCCATATCTCGTCGTTCGCCTCGGCGGCCACGCTGTATGACGTCGGCTACAACCACTTCTGGCACGCCCCGTCGGACAAGCACGGCGGCGACATGGTTTTCGTGCAGGGCCACTCGGCGCCGGGCGTGTATTCGCGCGCATTCCTGCTGGGCCGCCTGACCGAGGAGCAACTCGACAACTTCCGCCAGGAAGTGGACGGCAAGGGCATCTCGTCGTACCCGCACCCGTGGCTGATGCCGGATTTCTGGCAGTTCCCGACCGTGTCGATGGGCCTGGGCCCGATCATGGCGATCTACCAGGCGCGCTTCACCAAGTATCTGGCCAGCCGCGGCCTGATCCAGAACTGGGAAAACCGCAAGGTCTGGGCGTTCCTGGGCGACGGCGAAACCGACGAGCCGGAATCGCTGGGCGCGATCGGCATGGCCGGCCGTGAAAAGCTGGACAACCTTGTCTTCGTGATCAACTGCAACCTGCAGCGCCTGGACGGTCCGGTGCGCGGCAACGGCAAGATCATCCAGGAGCTGGAATCGGAATTCCGCGGCGCCGGCTGGAACGTCATCAAGGTCATCTGGGGCAGCCGTTGGGATCAGCTGCTCGCCCGCGATACCAAGGGGCTGCTGATGAGCCGCATGATGGAATGCGTCGACGGCGAGTACCAGACCTTCAAGTCGAAGAGCGGCGCCTATGTGCGCGAGCACTTCTTCAACACCCCGGAACTCAAGGCTATGGTGGCCGATTGGTCCGACGACGACATTTGGGCACTGAACCGCGGCGGCCATGATCCGCACAAGATCTACGCGGCGTTCCAGTCGGCGACCAACCACAAGGGCCAGCCGACCGTCATTCTCGCCAAGACCATCAAGGGCTATGGCATGGGCGAAGCCGGCGAAGCGATGAACATCGCCCACCAGCAGAAGAAGATGCCGGTGGATGCCATCCGCAAGCTGCGTGATCGCTTCAACATTCCGGTTGCCGACGACCAACTCGAGCACGTTCCGTACGTCAAGTTCGAAGAAGGCTCGAAGGAACTGGAATACATGCGCAAGGCGCGCATGGACCTCGGCGGCTACCTGCCGGCCCGTCGCCAGAAGGCCGACGCGCTGCAAATTCCGGCGCTGTCTGCGTTTGACGCGTTGCTCAAGGCCACCGGTGAAGGCCGCGAAGTGTCCACGACGATGGCCTTCGTGCGCATTCTGAACATCCTCCTCAAGGACAAGAACATCGGTAAGCACGTCGTGCCCATCGTGCCGGATGAGTCGCGCACGTTCGGCATGGAAGGCCTGTTCCGCCAGGTTGGTATCTGGAACCAGGAAGGCCAGAAGTACGTGCCGCAGGATCACGACCAGCTGATGTTCTACAAGGAATCGCAGACGGGTCAGGTGCTGCAGGAAGGCATCAACGAAGCTGGCGCCATGTGCGACTGGATCGCGGCCGCAACGTCGTATTCCACGCATGGCGTGGCGATGATCCCGTTCTACATCTACTACTCGATGTTCGGCATCCAGCGTATCGGCGATCTGTGCTGGGCCGCGGGCGACATGCGCTCGCGCGGCTTCCTGCTGGGCGGCACCGCTGGCCGCACCACGCTGAACGGCGAAGGCCTGCAGCACGAAGACGGCCACTCGCACGTGTACCACGCTGCCATCCCGAACTGCATCTCGTATGACCCGACCTTCCAGTACGAACTGGCGGTGGTGGTGCAAGACGGCCTGCGCCGCATGTATGTCGAGCAGGAAGACGTTTATTACTACCTGACGGTGATGAACGAGAACTACGAGCACCCCGAAATGCCGGCGGGTGTCGAGGCCGACATCATCAAGGGGATGTACCAGTTCAAGAAGGGCGTCGAAAACAGCAATGCACCGCGCGTGCAACTGCTGGGTTCGGGCACGATCTTCCGTGAAGTGATTGCCGCTGCCGATCTGCTGAAGAAAGACTGGGGCGTTGAGTCCGACCTGTGGGGCTGCCCGAGCTTTACCGAGCTGGCCCGCGAAGGCAACGCCATCGCACGCTGGAACCTGCTCAACCCGACCGAGCCGCAACGCGAGTCGCACGTCGAGAAGCTGCTCAAGAACGCACGCGGCCCGGTTATCGCATCGACCGACTACGTCCGCACCTTCGCCGAGCAGATCCGCGCCTTCGTGCCGCGTCGCTACGTGGTGCTGGGCACCGACGGCTTCGGCCGTTCGGATACCCGCGAGAAGCTGCGCCACTTCTTCGAGGTGGATCGCTACTGGGTGACGGTCGCGTCGCTCAAGGCGCTCGCCGACGAAGGCGTGCTGCCGCGCGAAAAGGTGGCCGAGGCACTGAAGAAGTACAACCTCGATCCGAACAAGCCCAACCCGATGACCGTATAA